The genome window CAGTGTTTCAAGTACCGAAACTTTTGGTATTGAATCGTTTGAAATCTAACATGTACCGGTACATTTCTAGAACCGGTTTACCGCGCAAAACTAAATACATCTACATATTCACATAGCAGTATAGAAAGGCTTTGAGCTAAACGCCTTGAAGCTTTTTTGAGATGCGTGTAGGAATCAGTGCTCAGGTCTACAGgaattttttctcttttttttattcacatCATTTGTAGTGTCCTACCTGTCTACAGCACACAGCAAAGAAGTTGGTGCCAAAGTGGAATACGTAAGAGTTTGACAAATCCTGTAAGCAAACACCACAAATAATCCTGTTTAACATGATCTCTGCAACAAACATTTGAATGTAAACTAAAATGCTTCAATGGATGGACAGGGAACACCTTATAGACTCTAGCCTGACATTAGAGAGCACGGGGAGGGGTGTCGAGTTTTGCTTGGTTCTGACTCTAATGGGTCCATTCAAAGCCAGAGAAAAACAGTGCCATGCATTTTTAATCGGGCGGTTTCTGAGGTCGCCTTCTCGATTCTAAGGATGTAAATGATGATGTGCAATCTGTGGGCGATAGAAAGAAAAAGTCATTACCTCACGACAGGAAGACTGTGATTTTATTACATTGATCTGTAATTCAGTCATTTCCAATAAGTGATGCAAGACACAGCACCAAAACTCACTAACCGCTCTGTGCAGCCTGCGGGGGCTCGCTCGGGATAATCGCCGAAAAATGAGTAGAAACcaaacatctaaatcaacagatcATTCTCTGGGCTGGACTTGAACGGACAGCACCGAATAGCCCCTCCGCTGGTCATCTAAAGCTGAAACATGAGTCTGAGGACGTGCCTGGGTGTTATGTCTGGGCTGGTGAGTTTCTCCTGTGAAGCTGTGCAGAGCTGTGGAGAGTTGCGATGCGTTGATGGTCAGCGATGCTGCACGTCCAAGGAGAACGTCACAGCCTTCCAGTGCTGCAAACTCCCTCCGCACACTTTCCTGGAAAACCTGCACTGGATGGTCCGCAAGCTTTCGGGTCTCTTGATTCTGCTGCTGCTCTTCGTGGTGGGTTACTTCATTCAGCGGGTGGCGTGTCCGCGTCCCCGCCGCCAAACACCCGAGGAGCCGTCGCTTCTGCACGGACACGCGTCCCAGGACTCCCTGACGGGAGACTTTAGCTCACCGGTACTGCTGCTCCCCACATACGAGGAGGTGAAATATCTGCCAACATATGAGGAGATCATGACGGAGGTGATTGAAAACTCAATAACAGGAGCGTCTGAGGAGGACGGTCGAGCGATCTCCAACACATCTAGAAGAGCCCGCAACtctctttaacacacacacgcgcgcgctcAGATTTTCGTGTTGGAATAGTTCACGATGAGCACTTTCTTACATGAAGACTTTAGTCCGACTGTTTCATAAGCCCTTCTGGACAGTTCTGACCTGGAATTCAATCTCCAATCGTCTTGTTGTGAGTCAATTCTGTGCGCAAATATTATTCTAAACAGTGAATTTTTCTCTTTGAAATCTTTCATTATAATCTCTTTCTCCTCGTCTAAAAATAACCTTTCATCGGCTGACATTTCTTAACTCCTCCCCTGCTGCCAGCGGTCGATACAGACTTATTTTCACCATCCAAAGAGAAACCAGAGGAGCAAGCTTTTTGTCAAAAATGTCTCGGGTATTGATGTGAAAGGTTCATTTTGTTAACATGAAAATGTTAATTCTGCATCATATgaagtgtttgtttattctgtAAATAAGCGACAATGTTTCTGAgcctaaaataaaatgtaaaggaGATTGTAGAAACGTTCCAACTAAAACAGCTCATCTCGCTGCTGCCTGTTCACTGGAACTCATTGTATTTAACAAAGTCTGACGATGATTGAAAGCAAAAGGAGTTAtatgtttgctttgatttaataaaaaccAGATTTTACATGCAAAATCTACTTCTTAATTTCCCCATTTTgtgaaaaaacgttttttttattaaatcaaagcaaacataCAAGAACCCAAGAACATGGCCACAAACAAACTAATAACAACGAGATCTCGTGCGAAAAATGAGACAACGATACATGACGATTGAACATAAACTCAAAACAATGAACAGGTCAAAAGTTTATATTGCGAGACTGTTTTGTacgaaataaaataactatgttAAACTAATTACAGCTGAGAAgtgaaaaagtaaacaaatataaatatattaaaatgaaaactaaaaaataatgaaatcgaAAGACATGTCGATGTTATGGCTGTCTGTAAATTGTTTGAAAATGAAGAAGCTGACCTACGTTTACTGGCTAGCAATTGAAATGTAGACTAATGTTTAAAGCGGAGCTATCaagctatgtcatgcattctgacttctttacactgttaaacgcactggcttctcatgcttaacatggtcaacttgttaaaaacgagttggacgtatgacgtagtatttctgtatttGATACACTCcaccagcactccaacttgtttcggaaagttttttctaattctggatccctgtgtcgtcacagggatcctattccttctATTgtccattctcccggaaaagcacagcAAGGCAAAggcgaaagagcccgcccatgagccaaccgacgagcgagacccgcttaccatcaagattgggctgcgctgcagctcgttcctcttgcgatagtgaagtttaggtgtagctgtttgttcacggcatttcagtgatggatgttatataaacggtgcatTAAACGCTGGATTTAGAGAtcttttgaaactgatagatggcgcggtcccagtgctaaaagatgccggacacgAACTgtacgcggtaagtgaaactaagtcataaatctgtgttttcttggcagtcggcgtgtacgtgcacaatgtacaaaacacgaagggattaatgtgatgattagggctgcagctacagattcttttactaatcgagtattctactgattatTCCcacgattaatcgggtattcggataataagtactttttctttattaaagcaatactaaatatacaagataaaataagacaggtctcttaaaatgagtaaaacaactaatttgtttcctttttagaacaattaaagtttttattgctgaaattgcaaacattaatatctgtgaaaactaaacccatttagtacattccactgccatattaaattcaaaaatgcaatataattcaaatatataaataacaaacatgtataaaaatagaaagaataatttcaaaggtaaacaactaacttcagcttctgcatgatgcatttagtttatataaattagttttagtttctttttttactattaaatagtaatatatagcctatgacttttattttggcaggttgtcggaagacgcttattttttagtatgtctgtttcttcactcaaacaataacatgtttgtgaaataaactctcagagcaactctggagatgaagttcatgtcctcattcaacGCAGGCGctgacaaattcatgagcatcacgtgtgtagcacgttaaactgtgcagttcattcactcagacatgcagaacagacagatgacatatgtaaataacaggattcggcatccactagtgcgcatctagtttgatggactcaatgcagccggaaaacaagtttcacttgtttcacaaactagactaaaactaagtgaaatagcagttcaccatttcaataagttatcacttatttatcagcatgagtcacacgtgtgagcgtgtgaacagactaaaatgcgtgtgtctcacggtgaatgcgtgagacttgagagccggtaacatgaacagagtttagcgggctgtgcgtcagtaataacggtccgtggggaaacgcagcgctccttgtgtactgtagttaaatggattaaacgaggcttcgaggcaacacaaattgcctcgatgattttttgtattcgaattactcgaggaatcgtttcagccccagtgatgatgtgttgtgtgctcgtgctgtagttccatcccactctcccgaCTAGTCCCACCTAtagccagaggtgggtagtaacgcgctacatttacttcgttacatttacttgagtaacattttggaaaatatgtactttttaagtaaaattaaaagtgtgtacttttactcttacttgagtaaatttctaatagaaaatctgtacttttacttcgttacataacttacattgcgtgacgttccttcgttccttcattttaaaatatgctttttaaaacgcgttgtttacttcaaggttgtcgtctctttttacgggcattcccgagtgatcgattcttttgagtcgattcttttgaaagcattaattgaacaatgggcaaaaccacttgaataggctaatgaatcagttcaaatgatttgttcagttcgcagcacgatctgaatcatctgaagcaggattactcactcctcgtagcgcgaaacttaagaacacgcagaacacgaagagcgttggatgaagtggatattaatctatatctatacaatcaaaactgcaaatgtgtcatattgtttgccagcaatgataaatgcccgccatatgcgcgcacccgcgcgacctgttcgtcagacaccgcaacatgcgcgttacctgtcagacaccgcaacatgcgcgttacctgtcagacaccgcaacatgcgcgttacctgtcagacacagagacgtgggcttgcagaaatatacatttgaagaacagaaggaagaaaacttgttgatgggcgtgtggttcactgtttactgtttgtttacaagtaagagcgtttcacaacacacacacgtgacacaacacgagaaaacacgagctttgttcaaaaatgtgtatttcatttaagagagcactgcagatgttctagatcatcttaggaaatgctctgagtttagttcatgctttagtttgacatggtcttttattctaaataagttgcgtaaactacattgacatcaggactagatgaaatttacagaaatgcttgtctcttctgtgtttgccattctttagtctctctagtatattgcaaagatatctgcttatgataattaaaaatattgatcaaaatgtcatattaaaatattggcgttaatattaattttatgtagtagcctatataatcagatacaaagtaactaagtaactagctacttgagtagttttttcattgcatacttttttacttttactcaagtaaattttaaaatagtgacttttacttttacttgagtaacaatttctctagttacttgtacttttacttgagtaaagattttggctactctacccacctctctCTATAGcggctcgtgtttttccggaaataatcgtacagctgtatctgtcttttgtaaatttgatcaaactaaatagtcttcgaagatacgacgtatgcaatactactgtataggcactcaagattaatatgaaacTGAGTGTGTTGCCCGATCTTTAATCCAAGCCGCGCAGTtctatgtcaaaataaatgtccttCTGCAGACTTCCGTACGTATTTCACATTGCATCCTTGGAAGGAGACCCGAAATGCACAACGAGAGGTTTATTCTCAAACAAGACCTTATTttgttaggttattttgtggtaaaataatgtttttttttaaagtggagTAATACATAAGGGAACAAAGAATGACATAGcaataaacattacaaaaactgcacaaacctaaccattttttttttaactttcccATGGTATAACCCCTAAAACacgaaaaattcagaaaaacaacgtcgGACTAGCAAATCACGTGGTCTCACGAATTCAGCCTCTTCGCTTTTGAGACGCTCCTGGTATTGAGGACTGAACAACATCTGGCTGGTTAGCTTTAGTGAGACATGTATGAATCCAACGTGTAGATGACTCAAAGCCGTGAATATGCAGAAAGTCATAAATATTAGAACAACGTTTCAAatcttgagtaacaatttctctagttacttgtacttttacttgagtaaagattttggctactctacccacctctgcctatagcggctcgtgtttttccggaaataatcgtacagctgtatctgtcttttgtaaatttgatcaaactaaatactcttcgaagatacgacgtatgcaatactactgtataggcactcaagattaatatgaaacTGAGTGTGTTGCCCGATCTTTAATCCAAGCCGCACAGTtctatgtcaaaataaatgtccttCTGCAGACTTCCGTACGTATTTCACATTGCATCCTTGGAATGAGACCCGAAATGCACAACGAGAGGTTTATTCTCAAACAAGACCTTATTTTGTTAGcttattttgtggtaaaataatgttgttgtttttttaagtggaGTAAAACATAAGGGAACAAAGAATGACATAGCAATAAGCATTACAAAAACTGCACAAACctaaccattttttttttactttcagatGGTATAACCCCTAAAACacgaaaaattcagaaaaacaacgtcgGACTAGCAAATCACGTGGTCTCACGAATTCAGCCACTTCGCTTTTGAGACGCTCCTGGTATTGAGGACGGAACAACATCTGGCTGGTTAGCTTTAGTGAGACATGTATGAATCCAACGTGTAGATGACTCAAAGCTGTGAATATGCAGAAAGTCATAAATATTAGAACAACGTTTCAAAaccatatataaaacataagtgTAAAGCCTGACAACTTCCTATCGACTAAAACGCATATGTTAAAAcgataaaaatgtttaccatagaaaaacaatttaagatgtgtaaatatgttttttggatATGTAAGTCAAAAAGTCTTGAGCAAAATTGTTGTTAGCACGAGATAGATGTTGCATCCACGTTGTATATCGTAGTTtggtattaggatttaatcattTGCTCGTAAGGTAAATCTGTTCATTAAGAAAAATAGGGTATCATAGTAATTATATTCACACGTCAGGTTATTAGAGAAGTGTGAACTAAATTATGACTTCCGAAGCACTGGTTTATAGCAAACATGCAATTTAAGAAGTGTATCTTTATGTCTGTCATTTGCTGACATGTGAGATTTGGAATGGGTAATGCATGTGGGTTTACCTTCATATGCCGATGCACGTCTACATCACTGAAAGACAAGGTGaaggcaaattaaaatgcaatgtgtgtttgaaagttcttatagagcagtcaagaaaagatgaaaacacaagcatttggctgaatatgataaataaactaagtacatttttttttaaaaagagcaTCAAATCAGGGGCATAgatacatggtggccatgggtggccacgactacccctgaatgatggatggccacctatctggccacctctgttgtgcgaagcagttttaagatgtgtgtcggagtttacggagtgttgcgcagatcatttagcgaatgcactgaaagtaacgcgagaacattactctcgcgttaatatgatgtcatacgctgacgcactgacgcaaacagtctgagcgctatagctgaacagctgctaaccgcttcgtgacagtgcactgtctgtgtaccatggaagttcatcgcgagcaaaaggatcaggtcagtaaaatcagtcttgtttaactggattccattcattaattacattttcgcaaaagtttaagttggggtactgcaatgtttattttctatacaaaatgctaacttactgcaaatgatagctagcaaattattttaaaataatgttggcacatgaaagcattgcgaataaatttttactttacgttctttttgtatgttttgaccagcaaactatgtgtaatgaagaattggtgtaaagtACAGTAGAAGTTTAAGAATTTATGTCtgttttggtcaccctaataaaatcactgggacttacctggccacctaaaaaaaaaaaagttctggctacgcccctgcatcCAATCCTTTAAATCAGGAACACTTGAAACCAGAGCATCTCTATCTTGAGAGCACTATACAGCATGTTTTGCTCATTAGAAGtcaattcacagcgcttcagatgatgcattgtctgcacaagttgaccatttttcttgcatgctttagccactttttaagtttattttaaggatatatttacacatgtcgaaagtttcctaaatttaactacattttaccacttaccTGTAGTACACAATCCAGCACGCAACCTGTCCAATCTgtgtatgacaaaaaaatatataaagccgtgtatgaaaaaatatataaagctatttacatatacaaaaaatcaagctacttcatatccttgcagagaagacctctattgctcagttgctttgtgtaagaaaatatagcctagtatattcaatagacactcaaaaacaaaacataagaaaatggtgaggataaaatgaagaaaaggtgattcaacgtatactttgtgcatgtaaagtttggatctaaagcaaactgtttaacaacaacaattaaaaccttgtttaaactaaaagtaaaccgaaacacttactgtaggatggaatgtctacttcttgagtttccttgctacacaatcagatgtccaacacaaaataataaagaggtttgatgctgaaaagaactcagagtctgctctatatgtcagtaaatcttagaatcgtgtctaggtgttaaggggttgccacagtttaacactaaccactaaaacagatgtgcaaagacaactcGTAATAACAGGATGTGCGAGATTTGactattctaaatgttttaaagaatatcaGTTTAGAATCATATAAACAGTTATGTTAAAAGGCATACCTTTGATAgaatcactttcatttttaatctaaaaaaattattttgaaaaccttatgcagacttatttttatgatacaacctggaggcatgatataaaacacattcatgaaattaacatgtcgtacattcaatttaaggtttcttgctgttcaatcaaaatctgctttgtgttttaaggaatcacccaactgcctgctgtgatgctatgaacactagcaataaagatgtttttttttcttcacccttggttggtggacgcactggcatcttctcagacagaaggaaaacagtcaggataggggcaacatcatggacaccatttaaagacaccgctccatgcagttaggaaaacatgtgctttaattatacagtgttgtagacacagtttgaagaatggatactcaaatttttttttttttcatttttcagaaacatgaacgctggaaggtaaccgctcttggtgaacactcgtgcacgcatacaaacatttattgggTCAAGCCATTTTCATGGAGGCCCCTGTACAATCAGACACGTGTGAGAATggtttaagttttaaacaaaacagatactgatgaataaagcggatatgtttagaatgttagtagcaaaagctgttttctgattagttagagatatagcgagattataGTTTGTCCCATAGAATGCTTCGGGTACACACAGGTCAATTGGTCACGCATTGCCCGAGGGCGAAAGCCTCAGCTGGCGATCCTATACAACGCATCCCTGTGTCGAGATAATACGCTTGCTCGTGAAGCTACACAAATAACCGGTCGTAATCCGGCCAAATTCTCACGCTAGggatgtaaaacaaatcatacccGATTACAAGGTCCGACGCTGTCGCCCTGCCAGATGAAAACTTGCCGCTAAACGTTTTACAAACGAAGCCAGCCGGTGACGTCGCAAACATTGTAAACCTAGTACTGCTGTTAGCTgagtggcgtgagtgatagtgAGAATCAGCTGTGAGCACACCGGTCTCGCATATCTCATGGAGcagatcgggagcataagaggacgagcgacaggactgctgacgagagaggaccgggcccggacatgtgataagttttatttatttttgtgtggtcttttacttccgtattattgtttgtttatttttgattaaagttggTTTGAATGTtcaccggttcccgcctccttccttttATACGAACATTATTACAGTCGGTATCAAGGCAAGTTTTTCCATTCCAGAATATATTGCATACTTTCTGATCCAATACGATTCGGTTCACATTTGACAGAGGGAATAGGACTTTATTTTCAAGAATACTCTGTTTGCACAGCTCCAGGGTAGTAAACCTACATGTCATGGTGAGAGTTTACTTAAAGGACTCATTGTATGAGCACCTTCAACAAGTTGgaatgatttattagggtcttcatgaaatgtctggaacatattttgcttaaaaacactcaatggctgtgcaaacaaaaccctttttgcctcatcaaaaacagctatgctcaaaGCAACcggttttggtgcatgtctctttaaatgataatgcgttacagcgcaccccaccccctttctgtccggcgtgtctgtcaacacaacacacgtgtagtactgccatggcaatggtttagctgaattatgtttcctgaactcctctgtctttagtttcgttttaaacgtctcaaatcattcaccCGGAGACTACGTTGTGCTTgcatgcttgcctaaaatccacagaaTGCACACCAGCAGATCTCAGcagaattacgtggattttaacgcttgtcgttgacaagttataatgttacacacacaacgtgagagcataacgtcttggttacggatgtaacctcggttccctgatggagggaacgagacgttgtgtcaaaccaacagaatggggtttgtcttgagaacctatcatcttctgagtatttagaaaaggccaatgagaattggcgaatgaaatttgcatgccgggctcctccccggatgtccgggtataagagggaagccggcgtgctcattcattcacctttggtctgaggagcctaaagcatcctcccccgaccgctggggtgggcggccagtgttgtggcatgagggacacaacgtctcgttccctccatcagggaaccgaggttacatccgtaaccaagacgttccctttctgtcggtctctcgacgttgtgtcgaaccgacagaatggggttcctatggaaaacgccacagcactgagccgcgtcacaatctctgcggagcgacgttgactggcctgggcgagtcagacgaacacgctagcgcgaaattatgaccttccagtggagaggaagggggacccagagctttccacaaaaagttgggaagccccctatcgccggccgtcacgggcggaggcctaattctctaaatggcgagaagccgcccggcaccgtacgggccactgggtaagcattattcccccctgggggaaaaacgctgcagaggccactacctaccgtagggaggaattagtggagacaccacatggtctcaccatcaggggagaactcatgggaggaatgtgctgactgcaggagttaaccgcaaggtgggagtccacctggggaggtcatgggttgccaaggtgggaaccaatcatgaggatacatcagacggaacagcccatggagggggggttaccacgtttggagcactaggtccggttagagctatgtgggagataactcaactgttccccggcctaagggggcagggctgctctgcccagcctgacCCCTGgcagggtgcttagtgatggatggaatgcctgttctttacctgaggggaaagaagtgaggtgggatcgccactgctccccccggagggtgaagggcttccgcaggcgtacgccctaccggctgccggtcccacaccttgccaggatgcgggctgacaccggttccgcgcgtaggtattagaacctcacggagttgttgggcatagcccaacccgcagctctgaagatgtctgccagagaggcgccctgagccagtgcccatgaggagtgttcctcactcccaacgggcaggggcttATTGAGActggtatgccctaacgagggcatccacgatccagtgaaccagcctctgtttggagacagctctcccttctgctgacctccgaaacagacaaagagctgctcagagcttctgggctctgcgtgcggtccaagtagaggcgctgtgcgcgtactggacacaacacgaataggttgggtcttcctccccggtggggagcccctgcaggttcaccacctggtctctcgggagagtggtgggaaccttgggcacgtagccggggcggggtctcaagataacgtgagaatcccggccccgagttctaggcaatctgtagACACGGatggtgcttgtagatcccctaccctcttggaggtgagcgccatgcggaaagctgtctttatcaagactgagaaagagcggcaaccccgagaggctcaaagggggcggggcctcttgaggcccgccacctaggtcgcaagagggtacggagcgcgggtaaggtggtcaccctctcgcaccccttaggaacctaatgacgaggtcatgctgtcccagaggctacccagcacttgggtcatgatgagcggccatagcggctacatacattcccagtgtggagggggagaggttactccccagtctctcttgaggacgggacagctcgtactcgaccgagcaactccgcgggtcttctcgccgagaagagcaccaggacgagaagaggcaccacctatgggcgtatagccgcccagtggccggagccctagcctgagtgacgtcccaaccagaccgggggtgggtcactcaggatctcctcgtcccgtccagacatggagccaggttttgcctgggatgccgtaacgtgccccttcccctggggaagcagttcgccagggggagttgttgttagagccttagctccgagaaccaagtcctggttaggccaaagggggcgTAACAaataccacttgatgctcctcttccctggccttgcacaggacctgtgcaatgcggctcactggggggaagcgtacttccgcttgtcccgcggccagctgtgcgcaagggcatccgtgccaagggttgcctcggacagggagtaccaaagcggacaatgggtggagtccggggaggcaacaggatcACCTGTGCCTgaccgaacctctcccaaatgagccggctgcgcggggatggagtcgccactctccgcgaggcgtcgactgacgagagagcgcatcagctgtctggttcaggacgcctgggatgtgtgtggctcgcaggggaCTGaacacctgctgactccagaggaggaggcgtcgggcgagtcatgttagctgccgtgagcgaatccaatgatatacgccacagcagctgtgctgtccgaccggaccagcacgtgcttgccctgcacgggaggtagtagcctcctcaatgcaagtagcacaaccaacaactctaggcagttgaaatgccaatgcaggcgggggcccgtctaccgccccgacactgcttgcccgttgcacacggcatcCCAACCCCAaggaggtcatggagaccagggggttagggtgtgtcggcagaaaagtgtgtgaccatacgcctgctgccggtgtgccacgctctcaaaggaacttgactctgtagccagtgttggagcggtcatatgtgcatcgacccgagggggaccaccccgccgaggatgccgtGTATcacaggagcctctgaaattgtttcagggggaccgctgactgtctgaaagcttcaggcagttcaacactgatcgtgCGCGCTNNNNNNNNNNNNNNNNNNNNNNNNNNNNNNNNNNNNNNNNNNNNNNNNNNNNNNNNNNNNNNNNNNNNNNNNNNNNNNNNNNNNNNNNNNNNNNNNNNNNtgttaaccccttcactgcctgcctgcgcttgggttcttctgccgccac of Triplophysa rosa linkage group LG14, Trosa_1v2, whole genome shotgun sequence contains these proteins:
- the LOC130565030 gene encoding uncharacterized membrane protein C3orf80; translation: MSLRTCLGVMSGLVSFSCEAVQSCGELRCVDGQRCCTSKENVTAFQCCKLPPHTFLENLHWMVRKLSGLLILLLLFVVGYFIQRVACPRPRRQTPEEPSLLHGHASQDSLTGDFSSPVLLLPTYEEVKYLPTYEEIMTEVIENSITGASEEDGRAISNTSRRARNSL